A segment of the Desulfuromonadales bacterium genome:
CGCAGTTTTACCCCCCAGTGCAGATGCGGCCCGCTCGATCGCCCCGTGCTCCCCACCCGGCCCAGGACCGTGCCCGCAGCGAGCAGCTGGCCCCGGCTGCAGTTGATCGTCTGCAGATGCGCATAGAGGGAAAAAAGGCCCTCGCCGTGATCGAGAATCACCGTCTGCCCGGTATAGAAAAGGTCGCCGGCGAAGGCCACCGTGCCGCGGGCGGCGGCACGGACGGGGGTGCCGGCGGCGCTGCGGAAATCGACCCCGGCATGGGGGGATTTCGGCTGGCCGTTGAGAATGCGGCGCAGGCCAAAAGGGCTGCCCACCGGATCGGCGACCGGATGGGCGAAGGATTCCCATAACGGCGGCGTCAGCTGCCGGGAAAAAAGGTCGGCCAGCAGGGCCCGCTCCTCTCCAATGCGCTTCAGCACCGCGGGGTCGGTCGGTGTCACCTTGGCCGGCGGCAGGGTGAGCCGCTCCTCCGCCCGCACCGCCTGGCGGACTTCGAGGCGGAGGTGGAAGGATTCGGCTTTGCCCCGGGAGTCGACCACGGTCACTTCGACCGGGTAGTTCCCCGGGGTCAGCTCAAGATCGGTTCCCAACAGGGCCAGGATGCCCTGGGGCGCCGACCGCAGATTGTAAAGCCGGCCGTTGAAGCGGGCGACCGCTTCCGAGGGCGGTTCCCCATGCCAGCGCAGCAGTGCCACGCCGCCGGTGTCGACAACGGGCGGCTCGAGGGTGAGAACGTCGGCCGGCGCCTGGGCCGGGAGCAGCAGAAAAAGGAGATACAGCCATCTCATTCGCCGGTCTCCTCGACGGTAGCGCCGGCGCTGCCGCGGGCGAAACGCAGCTGCAAGCGGTCGCCGCGGGCCAGGGTGCCGGCATCCAGCACCGCCTTCCCCGTTTTTTCGGCGAAGGCAATGGCGTAGCCCCTCTCCAGGGTTCGCAGCGGCGAAAGGAGATCGAGGCGGCCGGCGAGTGTGGCCAGACGTCCTTCGGTCTCCTGCTGCCGACGCGCCATGGACCGGTCCAGACGACGGACCAGATCGGCATGCCGCTGCTGCCACAACTGCAGTTGCTGGCGGGGCGAACGCAGACGCCGGGTGAGCCCCCGCATCCGCTCATCGAGCAGAGCCAGCCGCCCCTGCATCTGCCCCGCCAGGCGCTGGGACAGGTGGTCGAGATGCCCTTCCAGCTCCAGACGGCTCCTGGCCACCAGCTCGGCGGCGGCGCTGGGGGTCGGCGCCCGCAGGTCGGCGACGAAATCGGCAATGGTGGTGTCGACCTCGTGGCCGACTGCCGAGATGACGGGAATGGCGGAAGCGTGGATGGCCCGGGCCACCACCTCCTCGTTGAAGGCCCACAGATCCTCGAGCGAGCCGCCGCCACGCCCGACGATGAGGACATCGGCCGCCTTGAGCCGGTTGTGGTCGGCAATCGCTTCGGCAATTTCCGCCGCCGCCCCGTCGCCCTGCACCCGCACCGGCCGCAGCACCACCCGCAGGCCGGCGCCGCGACGGCGCAGCACATTGAGGATATCGTGGATGGCGGCGCCGGTAGCCGAGGTCACCACGCCGACCGTGCGCGGAAACGTCGGCAACGGACGCTTGCGCGCTTCGGCAAACAGCCCCTCGCCGGCGAGCTTGCTCTTCAACTGTTCGAAGGCAACCTGCAGGCTGCCGACGCCGCGCGGTTCGAGGGTCTCGGCGACGAGCTGCACCTCGCCCCGCTGGGAGTAGAGGGAGACCCGGCCGGAGAGAATCACCCGCATGCCGTTCTCTGGGCGGAAGGGGAGCAGCCTGGCCTGGGTGCGGAACATCACGGCCCGCAACTGGGCGCTCTCGTCCTTGAGCGAGAAGTAGAAATGTCCGGAGGCGGGGACGGAAAAGTTGGAGATTTCCCCCTCGACCAGCACCCGGGCGAAATTCTCCTCGACCACCTCCTTGAGCAGGGCGGCCAGGCGCGACACCGTCAGCATCGGCAAGCGTTCATTCACCATGAAAACCTACAACATATGGGGGGTTTAACATTGACTTTTACCCTCCGATCCCCTATATATGGCATCTCTGCCTGAAGCGAGGATCGACCATGTCCCGACCGTACGTGGTAACCATCTCCAGTGAAAAAGGGGGCGTCGGCAAGACCACCGTGGCCACCAATCTGGCCATCTACCTCAAAGCCCTCGCCGAAGATCTGCCGGTCACCCTCTTCAGCTTCGACAACCACTTCACCGTCGATCGCATGTTCCGCATCGGCCGGGGCGTGCCGCGTGGCGACATGCACGACCTGATGGAGGGAATCCCGGCCGAAACGTTGGTCGAAACCGGACAATACGGCGTTCAGTTCATTCCTTCCACCCGCCGCCTGGCCGAACTGCGCGGCCGACTCAATTCCCCGGACACCCTCGCCCGCCTGCTGGCCGCCTCGGCCCTGAGCGGCATCGTCATCATCGACACCCGCCCCGATCTCGACATCTTCACCCAGAACGCCCTGTACGCCGCCGACCGGGTCATCGTCCCGGTCAAGGACACGCCGTCGCTGGAAAACTGTCGCAGCATTTACGATTTTTTTGACCGTCAGGGACTCTCCAGGCGTCCGCTGCGCATCCTGCCCTGCCTGGTCGACTCGCGCATCCGCTTCGACGGCCCCTTCCGC
Coding sequences within it:
- a CDS encoding M23 family metallopeptidase, producing the protein MRWLYLLFLLLPAQAPADVLTLEPPVVDTGGVALLRWHGEPPSEAVARFNGRLYNLRSAPQGILALLGTDLELTPGNYPVEVTVVDSRGKAESFHLRLEVRQAVRAEERLTLPPAKVTPTDPAVLKRIGEERALLADLFSRQLTPPLWESFAHPVADPVGSPFGLRRILNGQPKSPHAGVDFRSAAGTPVRAAARGTVAFAGDLFYTGQTVILDHGEGLFSLYAHLQTINCSRGQLLAAGTVLGRVGSTGRSSGPHLHWGVKLRGDRVDPLALTELLGREKR
- the xseA gene encoding exodeoxyribonuclease VII large subunit, which encodes MVNERLPMLTVSRLAALLKEVVEENFARVLVEGEISNFSVPASGHFYFSLKDESAQLRAVMFRTQARLLPFRPENGMRVILSGRVSLYSQRGEVQLVAETLEPRGVGSLQVAFEQLKSKLAGEGLFAEARKRPLPTFPRTVGVVTSATGAAIHDILNVLRRRGAGLRVVLRPVRVQGDGAAAEIAEAIADHNRLKAADVLIVGRGGGSLEDLWAFNEEVVARAIHASAIPVISAVGHEVDTTIADFVADLRAPTPSAAAELVARSRLELEGHLDHLSQRLAGQMQGRLALLDERMRGLTRRLRSPRQQLQLWQQRHADLVRRLDRSMARRQQETEGRLATLAGRLDLLSPLRTLERGYAIAFAEKTGKAVLDAGTLARGDRLQLRFARGSAGATVEETGE